Proteins from a genomic interval of Lolium perenne isolate Kyuss_39 chromosome 1, Kyuss_2.0, whole genome shotgun sequence:
- the LOC127294075 gene encoding uncharacterized protein: protein MTSSYRQPATTSPEAPGLRTPKAEPDAAAAEARNPSSPGGPPSPEMEATAEALTREEVLRRRRRRAARLVGVYRRLYWAMAEEVRARHRQYVWELGRSPLEAEQPPSAAGADAKPGPGAVPRRKKCGFTGCKVRAMAMAKYCHSHILIDRTQVLYKGCAHIIKSTADSGRITCGRPILKASVPSLCNVHLIRSQRNISQAYKKVGFNPPPTGQISPDFSVLVAETVRQIQARRRRSRSAAEGKKCPKDGKVD from the exons ATGACCTCCTCCTACCGGCAGCCCGCAACCACCAGCCCGGAGGCGCCGGGGCTGAGGACGCCCAAGGCGGAGCCCGACGCGGCCGCCGCGGAggcccgaaaccctagctcgcccggcggcccgccgtcgccggagatggAGGCCACGGCGGAGGCGCTCACGCGGGAGGAGGTGCTgcgccggcggcgccgccgcgccgcgcGCCTCGTCGGCGTCTACCGCCGCCTCTACTGGGCCATGGCGGAGGAGGTGCGCGCGCGCCACCGCCAGTACGTCTGGGAGCTCGGCCGCAGCCCGCTCGAGGCCGAGCAGCCGCCCTCCGCCGCGGGCGCCGACGCCAAGCCTGGCCCCGGCGCGGTGCCCAGGCGGAAGAAGTGCGGATTCACGGGGTGCAAGGTGCGGGCCATGGCCATGGCCAAGTACTGCCACTCGCACATCCTCATCGACCGCACGCAGGTGCTATACAAGGGCTGCGCACACATCATCAAGAG TACTGCGGATTCTGGGCGAATTACCTGTGGCAGGCCCATCTTAAAAGCATCAGTTCCCTCCCTCTGCAATGTTCACTTAATAAGATCTCAGAGGAACATATCACAGGCTTATAAGAAGGTTGGCTTTAATCCACCCCCTACTGGCCAGATCTCCCCAGATTTTAGTGTGTTGGTTGCTGAAACCGTCCGTCAGATCCAAGCCAGAAGGCGACGATCCCGAAGTGCTGCAGAAGGGAAGAAATGCCCCAAAGATGGGAAAGTTGACTGA